A window of Acidimicrobiales bacterium contains these coding sequences:
- a CDS encoding septum formation initiator family protein, producing MATVHVPRASRALRGETAPQTLPVERTHLRVVRPGARRRPIRLTPRAGVTMVVLLFVALFLVAVSHALLIESQIHLDELDKQVAEEQAQYEDLRHEVADLESPDRIQSAAADMGMVPPGETVWITPEEPVAPPDDQAEADEDSPDTSYTDVKPYLGSSTP from the coding sequence ATGGCAACGGTCCACGTCCCCCGTGCATCCCGTGCGCTTCGTGGCGAGACGGCTCCGCAGACGCTTCCGGTCGAACGCACCCACCTGCGGGTGGTGCGGCCGGGAGCGCGGCGGCGGCCCATCCGGCTGACCCCACGGGCCGGCGTCACCATGGTGGTGCTGCTGTTCGTGGCGCTGTTCCTGGTGGCGGTGAGCCACGCCCTGCTCATCGAGAGCCAGATCCACCTCGACGAGCTCGACAAGCAGGTCGCCGAGGAGCAGGCCCAGTACGAGGACCTGCGTCACGAGGTCGCCGACCTGGAGTCGCCCGACCGCATCCAGTCGGCCGCGGCCGACATGGGGATGGTGCCGCCCGGCGAGACCGTGTGGATCACCCCCGAGGAGCCGGTCGCACCACCCGACGACCAGGCCGAGGCCGACGAGGACTCGCCGGACACCAGCTACACCGACGTCAAGCCGTATCTCGGTTCTTCGACGCCCTGA
- the rsmH gene encoding 16S rRNA (cytosine(1402)-N(4))-methyltransferase RsmH, with the protein MSGTERPEGPEGPRFEHTPVLVDLVVELFGPVPAGVVVDATVGGGGHAAALLDAHPHLSVVGLDQDPTAVAAARRRLARFGDRATIVRARFDRLADTLHDLGHEAASGTFFDLGVSSPQLDRPERGFSYREDGPLDMRMDPDHGPSAADIVNHAEVHELARLLQRYGDERFSLRVARAVVAARPISGTKQLAEVVRDAIPAATRRTGGHPARRTFQALRIAVNDELDILPGAIDDAIDVLTPGGRCIVLAYHSGEDRIVKARFRHAATGGWTGPAQLPPPPHIHPVVTLLRRGAWKASPAEVAANPRSEAVRARAVEKLPLEKVA; encoded by the coding sequence GTGAGCGGCACCGAGCGCCCCGAGGGCCCCGAGGGCCCCCGCTTCGAGCACACCCCCGTGCTGGTCGACCTGGTGGTCGAGCTGTTCGGGCCGGTGCCCGCCGGCGTCGTGGTCGACGCCACCGTGGGCGGCGGCGGGCATGCCGCGGCCCTGCTCGACGCGCACCCGCACCTGTCGGTCGTCGGCCTCGACCAGGACCCCACCGCCGTCGCCGCCGCCCGCCGGCGCCTGGCCCGCTTCGGCGACCGGGCCACGATCGTCCGCGCCCGCTTCGACCGCCTGGCCGACACCCTCCACGACCTGGGCCACGAGGCCGCCAGCGGCACCTTCTTCGACCTGGGCGTCAGCTCGCCCCAGCTCGACCGGCCCGAGCGGGGCTTCAGCTACCGCGAGGACGGCCCGCTCGACATGCGCATGGACCCCGACCACGGTCCCAGCGCCGCCGACATCGTCAACCACGCCGAGGTCCACGAGCTGGCCCGCCTGCTGCAGCGCTACGGCGACGAGCGCTTCTCCCTGCGCGTCGCCCGGGCCGTGGTCGCCGCCCGCCCGATCTCGGGCACCAAGCAGCTGGCCGAGGTCGTGCGCGACGCCATCCCCGCCGCCACCCGCCGTACCGGCGGCCACCCCGCCCGCCGCACGTTCCAGGCGCTGCGCATCGCCGTCAACGACGAGCTCGACATCCTGCCGGGCGCCATCGACGACGCGATCGACGTGCTCACCCCCGGTGGGCGCTGCATCGTGCTCGCCTACCACTCGGGCGAGGACCGCATCGTCAAGGCCCGCTTCCGCCACGCCGCCACCGGTGGCTGGACCGGTCCGGCCCAGCTCCCGCCGCCGCCACACATCCATCCCGTCGTGACCCTGTTGCGTCGTGGGGCCTGGAAGGCCTCGCCCGCGGAGGTCGCGGCGAACCCCCGTTCGGAGGCCGTGCGAGCCCGCGCGGTCGAGAAGCTCCCCCTCGAAAAGGTGGCCTAG